The genomic interval TCTGTCACAAGTCACAATGTCATAAACGCAAAATCATTTTGTCTCAGACTAAAAGGGGTATTGACATTGGTATTATGTTAAAGTATTAAATAGACCACATATAAAACTATCAAGATCCATAGTGGAACTGGATTGGGTTTCCCTTTCTCTCATTTTCCAGTTTCATACCAACACAGGTTTAGCGAACAATCCTTCATACAACAGCAGGGGCTAAATTCATTGGCAATTTGACATCGAAACCATAAAACCAGCAAGTTAAGCAGTACCAATCAATGATCACTGGCATGTAAAATTCATTGAAACATAGTGTTACGCTTACCCAACTAGGTCTTAAATGAATTATTCCAAACACACAAAAACATACACAAATCAAATGTACAATAAAGCATTAATAAACTATTCCCATTATTTCATATTCCCACTTTTTTTAACCACTGTAATTAGGATTTTTGTCTCGCCAGTGGGATCCCAAATAACCCCACAAGCTTCAACTTGGACCAACTAAGAGACTAATCTCCCCTACAAGGCTTAGTGCATGTTTAAATCGACAATGAATTTTGCAAAATCATGATGTGCTACcatgatttttacaaaaattacactTCGAAACTTTAACAAAATCACAGTGTTACCGTAATTTCACCAAACTCATCGTCAATCTAAACCATTATTGTTAAATAGAAGCTATAGTGGCAATATAGCGTAACTGAATTCGAAGAAATTGCTATTGTTCTGGGAtacactatttagtacaaaatacTGTCAACAACAATCCTAAAGCAATTTTGCATTCTACAATCCGTGATCGACAACACTAATCTAAACATGACTTACTCACACAAAAGCACATCATCACTCTCCAAGGGTACCTTATATGTGAATCAAACCCAAGTCCCCAAACACTGTTACATACTATGTAGAAAACCAGACACTTCAAATTGAGTGCATTTTAGTGTCAGTCTTTCATACACAGACACATGTGGTAACCACACATGTGATAATGTTCAATAACtctcattttcaaaattatcatcAACTTCACTCAGTTAGTCTCGTGTCTGGGGTGTCTGTATTTGTGTCAATGCAATTACAACATTCAACGCCCAATCTCTCTAAACAAAACCTAACATTATAGAAATCAATATTGAAACAACAGAAAtcaaataagaagaaaattgaaatcaaaatccaaacCTGAGGAACATCAATTGGCTGATTAAGTTCACCAGGCTCAATATCTTCAACAGGTTTCTGTTCTTTAGTCAGCTTCACGTATCGATTCCGTTCCTCCATCTGTCCTCACACAAACCAAAACCcacaaacaaaacaaagaaatgaaattaatcacaaaaaagtaaataaataaaaaatcttgagtttttttataatgaaagaaaaaaaatagtgaaaaataaatatagagaACCATACGGTTTATAGATCTAATAGATTGCAGTGTGATGGGTCACCTTTGTTGTTCAAATATtcttatattgaaaattttcttttttattatgtttcaAAGGTTCAACACCAAGAGAAAAGTCATTGCATATAATATTTagcttataataaaatatttttattttaatttgcatataatattgaaaattttaattttcctcaaaaaaaattaaattcgtTCAAAGTTTAATAACTACGTGAGTTGactattatagtttttttatatgaattataattttatttatataattaattaatgttagtTTTAGAATCAAGTAGCATTGGctattctattttataaataagtcgatatattttataaataagtatatttgtaaaaaattaaatgaaatagaGCAGTTAAAAGTAATTGCTCTCAGGTTTCGGGCAAGTTTGATATGCCTCAAGAGAGAGGCCTTATCCAATTCCATAGATACGTCATTGATAGATAGATATATTCGATTTCTGCacccaaaaaaaaatagttaaaaattatggcttaattgataaatttataaatataaataaaaatagtgaaCGAGAGTTTTGTAAGTTTTTAATGGTTTACGttgaaaagaaatattattaatctatttaatataacactaattataaatgaattcgactttttaaagttaaattattgtGAACTTTTTGGTTTATAAGTCAAgtttaatatattagttttaaattcttttatttatgtttgaCCCCTTCCTAAAATTATAGTTAGTCTTTCCATTGGGTTCGTTATTgtgcacataataaaataattaggattaaatatatattagtctctataaaattttcacattttaaaattagtccttataaaataaatatacaaaatgatacataaacttttgaaactaaacatgtttaattgtcctataattttaaaaaatttaaatattttttaacaagtataattcaaatattataaaaaaaatattcacaaaaatttagaattttttaatttagaatgaaataaatataaatttttttaatgtaaaaaacttataataagaataacaaacatatagatataaaattaaactttaaactCATTTTTCGTAGAAGAATCTTTTATAttgctttaaatatttttataaaaattcaataaaaaatatatgtaagtTTAACCGTAATGATTAAAGTTACATGGATATTTATTAAtactaaaaattgtatttttattttataaatattaaaaaaatatttaatctaatataaacaaataaacgagaataataaatttactctttaaaaaagtattacaatattatatatttattagatttagtgttaattattgtgataaatacaTGATAATAAACTTGAGAATGACGTATCTATTTAGTGGTagagttaaaataattaataatataaagaaaatataaaatgatatttaatttaggaaattttatttttctaaatgtaaattcattgcgtagtaatttttaaataaaataattgttgactaacttttaaaaaaaaaatattttctatgtgATTCTAAACAAGAATTAAAGTAAATTTTCTTACAAAAGgaatgaaatatattaataaaagagtttaattttcatcTATTGTCAatgcaaaaatatttatagaatcGATAAATCACGATCAATTATATTGGTGATTTCATAAGTacttatgaagaaaaaaaattaaacatatttaataattttataattaagattaGTTGACAGTGTAAAAACTATTTACATTGAAGgtataaataagttaaattcttaataaaatagtcaatattttctaaaattattatttatcattttcacagttcattttaataaatttttatatttacaacttaacttaatttatttttatagttaataattctcataattttaaatgataaatttaaaatttattttattttgaagaattaattttaatttttcttaccACTTAATTTAcagtatatttataaaatatcacatGGATAGCTTTATGcagaaatttattaaaaagaaaaaactgtaTATCTAAATTATAAAATCCAAATTATTAAtcattcttaaatatttttggattacggttaaataaatttttcctataaaatttcattattttactcttagtatttataaaaaaattcgtcaacttttagttatttaaaatttttatttttaatctttgattttatattaactattgtgtatattttaaattttttaattatttttttgcagTAATGTTGAGGACATTATAAGAAAATTCCTTACAaaaatttgcaatttttttaacatgtgaaaattaaatatcaatttttaagtgcaaaatatttaaaatttcatatttaatttattatttgttgataaattttaattttttgcaaGCAAGTTATTAAACATTAGTAATaagaatcatttaaaaattcaaaagatacaCAGGAGTTAGTTTAAAATcacaaacttaaaataaaaacgaAAAATTTCAAGAGACTAAaagttgatgaaattttttataaggactaaaaataaaacaatatagtTTTGTAGggattaaaatagaaattaaatgtaaaggtaATATAGTTAATAAActatatttcataatttttttgtaatattctatatcttaaattcaatagtattaattataaaaaggtGGGGACCAACTTGAGTAATTCTTGTTAGAGTTAATTCTCTTAATAACTCTTTGTCGACGTTGAATTTTATCAATCTAACCATTCATTATTTGTATATTATCTTACCGATCATGCatactaaaaattataaaaatcaaatatctaTAAACTATATAATCTTATAGTTGagatttttatttgtattttaaaaagtaaattatatgtTGAATTGAAATGATTCAATCAagtatcatatatttttaatattcgatcaattatatatatttacacacacacacacaattttattaaatatctataacttattttaatttgttattttattaaaatagtactgacttaattacagttttggtctctttattttaactgaatcacgaaaatagtcccTCTTATTTTACCAGTTTTGATCctctaaataaaattttgagacaaaatttgatgaaatgtcatttttttaaaccAAACCATACCATTAATTATAAGCATAGATCTTAGTTACAATTATTGCACCACTATATCTTGAACATTGTGTGACTTAATAAGcgcaaaaaaaaatatatttcatcaagtattgcacaacattctttttaaagaacaaaaaactggagtaaaataaaatgaatagacTATTTTTATGGTTTAGCTAAAATATGagaccaaaattataattaaatcacTAGTATTTAAACAAAGTCCAGTCCCTGAAGCTTTAGCTGCCGaaaataattagaaattaaaaattataaattgttgGCATTCAGATACGTCAGAACAAGCCAGCATCCAATAGCCTTCAGACAActgtattctttcaaaattgCCGGAAAATTTCCAGCAAAAATTTgagtattttgataaataaaaaattattcaagaaAGAAAAATGCTCAAAATTTCTTCTTTCGTAGTGAATTGGGTTtgagaataaataattaaatatttgtgaattttttattattatttataaagtataataattatGTATACACTAATCATTAAATATTagtttagaaaaaataaattatagttgCATTAGAAATAATTGTGGATGACATTtatttgagataattttttatttgttgtagtGACATTCATGTAACACGTGAGAAATATCTTCTATGTATAAAGTAATGTTAAcacaaaaaatttaacattctctttaatttatttatggaactaaaattttaagataaatataacaagaaaaaatgatacatcaattgatatatttaattatatataaagattTAATTCTTGTACAAATGTATATATTgtttatataataagttaatgaCTCATGTAACTATTGTATAATCTGacataagttttttaaaattaaaattagtaaaattttatttaagatcAACAATGtttaaataaagattaaatagATTAGCTTTAAtatcattgaaaaaaaaatgttgaagaaaattgattagaatgatttattaatttaattttgcattctaaaaagtgaaaaaaataaatttgaagtaaaaatgtaaaaatttattgaaatattactattatattagaaaaagtataatttttaaatccgcTTTAGGTCTTAGTATGTGTTAGTCGACCCTGTGAAAGGTACACATTAGTATTTtcctataaataaataaaaataaaaaaagttaaaattaataaagtaaaaaaattctaaaaatgatCTATAACAAAATACAACTTCATTCATCTCACAAAGTCACTACTAGAAATTATAATGGGATTTGAGTACAAAAAAACACTAACCCACTACTTTATTTGTTGAATATAAATGATATTCGtactatatttatatttgtgtaggtatttgtttaacaaatatttaacatattttaaagtatttgtggaactaaaatatttgtttaacaaatatttttgtgtAGGTATTTGTTTTCCACTTAGTTTGTcaatcacaaaaaaatattaaacataaaagCATTAATGcattaatacataaattaaaatatattacaaaatttcatcataaaaagtATTATTTAATACATGGAATACTTAATACAAGAGTTTGACTTCATAAACGGTGGTGAACAATGGTTGGGAAaggtttttgaattttttcatCAATGAGTTGTCAGAGGATATATACATGCACACACTCCGACAATCAAATAAGAATTCGTTAGAGCgtaatagatttttttaggTTAAAATTTGTGTGTTCCTTTTATGATTTAATAGGTTATGCTTATATAATGACTCATTCTAGAGTTTCTAGAATATTTACGTTATGATCATTAGAGAGGGATATTGTGATCTTCAGATCACCTTCTAACGTGTGTCCTTGTAATTAAAGAAAGGTGAATGTCATCTATTGGTTTGTGATCACACTGTGAATGTCATCAAGTGGCTTAGAAGGGGTGCACATGTAAGCTACCATGTTCATCATCATTGAATTCCCTCCTTATCCATCTAATGGTCATGATTGGAGGTTCAAGTGAGTTACTATGAAATATCCCTTTGGATTCCGCCTTTGAAGGCAACTTACCTTAATTTCGAAAAGGTTCGATGATGCTATTTAGTTGAGTCAGATTGATATGGAATCACCCATCTCCATGTTGGGATTAGATTATGTTGGTGTGAGTTTGACccataacaaatattaatacataaataaaaaaaattatatcacatcaattttattaatttattattagatatatacaaatatttgcAGATATAGATACCATTCATTtcaatattcattaaataacaAGATCAacatatctatttattttatctacTATTATCTATTAAATGATCTCCGAATACCCTTCAAATTTTATACACTAAtattaaggattttttttttcctctcacATTCTTCAATATGGGAAATgcgacacaactaaatgacgaAAAGGTGTGGCGAAGAATTTACGAAAATTATTGTCAAAGTCAACAAGTCAATTCATATGGTGCCAAGGAAGAAAAAACATTTTGGAGTGTCATTTGGTGTTAGACTTTTGGAATGCATGATCTCTTCTTTCATAATGACCCACCTTGAATACTTCATCTTTGGAATttccaaattaatatttaaacataTCTTCCTTTCTTCAATTTCTTGTGCTTCATGTTAAGTTTTTGCACTACCAACacttattttgttagaaaatgtcTACACCAGCAGAGTACACTTTCTTTCTCACTTTCTTAACACAACAAAGatgaacaaatatttatatggtttttttcctttcaatttactgcatatatatatatatatatatatatatatatatttgaataaacactaaattgaaaaaaaaaatcttattgtACTACCgtgattttgtcaaaaactaaactttgaaattttaacaaaattacagtgtattataattttgtcaaattttctGTGATTCCAATCAAATGTTTtttgtatattaaaaatttcatgATAAATATGTCTTGATTATGCATAAATTTTGCTTACCATGGTCTTATATTTTTACTAACTTATTCTTATTCATGATGgttatgtttgtttttttttttttaaataatcaaaattagtATAACTTGGTTTTGTGATTGAACAAGAATTTTGTGCTTAGTAATTACACCATAATAATATTTACTTTGCTAAaccatgtatatatataattattatatgagTTTCTCAAAGTTTTATTAGagaaattaatgaaattttctCTAATGTTTCAGATACTACCGGTCTCTACCACCTGTGAGTAAGATCTATGGAGTGACATGTTTGATGACATCTGCTGCATATTATCTAAATCTTTATAACGAAGAGAACATAGCTCTGTTTTATGGTTTAGTGTTTAAACGCCTTCAGGTTTGTAATTCTAAAATTTTCCTAATCCTTAATCATTGATATTTAAAGGAGTGATTTGAGAGAGCTTATTTAAAGCTTATTTGTGATATATATCATGGAAAACACTTATATTATTTGAGAAATTAATTTTCTACCATTAAATAGCGACCACACGAAGATGTCAACTATCTAATTTTGATcgatgatttatattttttatttatttatcgaaATTTAAACATCAACTATCTGATTGTTTAGTCTGattttaattatacatcatcctTTAATATATTGATTAGATGATTTTTTATCGAGaatctaaatttatattaatgctTATACTattgtaataataaattatgagtgtttattttattggaaaaaatTCAAGACGCACATAGAGAATAAGGATAAAAgtttcaaacaagttttttttaagAGAGATGTTGTCACTTTATAAGCCAATTTTAGAAAGATGAATTAGACTCAATATATAGTTTATTGAATAtgcatattattaataaaattatcatatatgTCCTTAAAGTGTTGATGTGtaccattttcatttttgtttgatttttttagacATATATTAGTAGttagtaaattattattttttatacatttacTCGAATTTGAATCTTGATTCTCTGACTCTTTCAACCTTTAGTAGTTGGTTTACCACTATATattgtaataataaaaaatcattttctgctcagtaattttattttcttgatcaTGTTTGTTTGTATTTGTTTCAGGTTTGGAGGCTTATCACAAATTTCTTCTTTCTTGGACCATTTTCATTTCCATTTGCATTTCGTTTGATAATGATGTAAATAGCTTCTGTGACTTGCATCTTAGTCTGCAGTTTTTCTGAAATATAATGATCATATTCATAATTTATAACCTAAACATTACACATCGAACACATGATACAACACAAATACTAATATAGACATGTCCACaatgaaaatgtaaaaagtATAGAGCACTTACACAcacatattataattaaataaaatattaaataagtttttagtccttataaaatctcactattttgtttttaatctttattaaaatttcattaaattttagtctctaaataaaaatcattttcattttttatcatTGATTTTAAACCAACTATCGTATATCTTTCgaaatttatgatatatttaacaacttaattttcaacaaataaaGAATTTAATATGAACATTATTTATAAGATTGAAATTGATAAGGACAATATATATATGTGCATCTAAATTGAGCAATTGtttcattacaaaaaaaaaataatactataagatataataatttttcagaTTCATTATTCATCTAGTACCAAAAAACTAAATATGATATAATcaaacttaatattttattgctTTGACAAGtctttaaatttgtaaatgtatCTAAATTGTGTTCAAAAAGTATTTAAGATGTGTtgaaacaaagataaaaaagttaaatttgagATACTTGTCTAAATTGTTAGACTTGTATCATACGCGACACATGTTGGACATTGCAAAACACCAAATCTATTAGGCATGGTAATTTAGTTTgaaatttcttctttcttaaaattttctaaatattgaattgtaCAGAGCAAGATATGGTGTTTCACTAGAAAGAGGGACATTTGATAAGAGAACCGCAGATTATGCTTGGATGTTGATATTTGGTGCACTCTCACTTCTGGTATGTGTGAACAAGTATagtgtattaattaaatttttatttgctGATTTTCAGTTGCAGATCAAATGAAATATTCTATTGCTCTTTGTTTATTTTGTTCGTCTATTTTATTGAGTGTGACTCATATTCATTGATAAATGGACACTAGACACTCAATAAAGTGTAGGCAAATAAGAattgtataataaaaaaacttcGACAATCATTTTGTTATTGGAGACATCTATGAAACATGACACTTCTAGAATTACTCAAATAAATgtctaaaaaaaatctattttttcttttctgacACTCTTTAAACACatattaaatacatatatagggtgaaagatattaaatttaattagatcATTTTTATCTTTACAGTTCAATAGTAAATGGATGAATAAAAGTGAAATACTTTCATATCTAGTGTTTAGAATCTATGTGTAATGAAATAAATTCGGTCTAGTACTCACGTTGAACAATCTTGTAATATACAATCACCTAATCGTTTATCCCTTCTGAACTGAATATTTTTACCATTATCAAATTTATGAGAACTCTGACTTGGTAACCATGCATTTGCAACTTCACATTGAACATCAACTTCCATCAAATCCCTCCACCAAAGAATCTGAACAGAGGGCAAAATATGtctcaataatttatttaccaGCAACATGATTGTACCTATACGTATCAGTATTAATGTCCTATATTTTTACGTTTGCAATTTTTATGTGTACATTTGTGCCTGTCATGTTAGATGTCTGTGTCGGAATTTTTACTTCATTATATGATGAATAGTTTATGTACTCAtgtgtttacttaatattttttattagagtcGAGTTTGTAGGTCTAAAAATTCTATTTCCATTTCATCCTCCTTATTAGGTGATGGCTGTTGTGCCATATTTATGGTCACCATTCATGGGAATTTCATTAGTTTTCATGATTGTCTATGTTTGGAGCCGTGAGTTTCCAAATGCACTCATCAACATCTATGGCTTGGTGTCACTGAAGGTATGATGAATTTCCAATGACTCTTTTTTCACACCTTATATTCAAGTTAAGATAAAGCATGTTTTAACCATATGTGTACCCTATTAGAAAGACCCTACCTTGAGCCATCAGGTTTGGTAATTCATATACATTCATATTATTTGAATGCAAGacaatcaaaatttataatatgttttgaacATTCTAAAAGTAAAAACATATCATCTAGCCCATTACAAAATAGTGCTCCCAAATTAGGTAGTTCTATTCCATTTTTAAGTTTAGTATAGTTGCAATCTAATTATACAAGTAGGACATGCTTGTCTCTCAGTTTGCGCATCTTTATTAGACATATGCTGATATTTATACATGCTTCAAAGGATTGCATGTTTATACATATAAGCAGAGAAGCTATTAAACTTAAACAGAAACTCAAATCAAATCCCAATTTATAATACAaagaaactataaaaaaaaacatgaataagAGAAGATGGTGGATTTGATGCAGAGAAATGTAACTCATTATGCAATAAAAAAACTGTAGATGGTGAAAACAGTGGttgaaaaatatagtttttctaTACAAactaatatgaaaaaaaatatgaaagactCTTACataaacaaactctcaaatcataattcaaattaggtttaattgcagttttagttcctttatttttatcaattaacgaaattgattttcttattttaaattagacagtttatgtcattttgatttttttactaaaaatagcGATGCGGCGTGCTTTAAATAACATGACTTATGATACAAAATGATTAACACTAATGAAATCGCAATAAATCttctaaaaacttaattttcaactctaaatttttttcatttttgtaatttaattaatgacatataaataattaatacatttaaatgtTGTTTCTAATATCATGAAATCGTGTATcacatcatttataaatatataaaatcgtcgttttttttaattcaaaaatctaaAGGACAAACCAACACTGTTGACTTTTAAATTAAGGATCAATTTCGTGATTCGATGAAAATAGAGAGATCAGAACCACTATTAAGCCTTCAAATTATAAGAATGAAAGTATCAAATAAGACAATACAATCAAGATATATGGAAAGAACTTTAACAACCACATAAAAATCACGAAAATCAAACCTAAAGTGCACTCTAGAAGCTCAATGTTTTGATAGAAAGCATAGGGATTGAATGATGCAAGAACAACAATATCTCTGAAAAATAAAGAGAACAatagtttatttataaattatgaataaaaattaaacacaaaattACCTCAGGTCGACGCATCTGGAGACAATCAATATTGCTAAACTTTTAGCTAATGCTATGCGAACTTTCCAAAAAATAAACAGTCATGTTAGCATGTCTATTTAGATTGGTGTTGAAAGAGAGATAAAACCAATGTAAATAGCAAGAATTAAAACAcacaaaaatgtaaaataaatatatgggTGGTTATACTTGAAGAGTCACTAAAAGATGCAACCCAAGCAATAAAACATACCCAAGTTAGCACAAATATTCActgtgacattttatcaaacagatGACATTCAAGGCATCCCCTTATAAAACATATAGCATGTGAATAAAACCTTTTGAGCATGGGAAGAAAACCAAAGCTATAGtgagaaaatatattattatgattatgattataatTCTTCTTGTTCTTTAGGGCTTTTATCTCCCATGGGCTTTCCTAGCTCTAGATTTGATATTTGGAAATCCTTTAAAGCCAGACA from Cicer arietinum cultivar CDC Frontier isolate Library 1 chromosome 5, Cicar.CDCFrontier_v2.0, whole genome shotgun sequence carries:
- the LOC101495454 gene encoding derlin-1.1-like, with protein sequence MSTPAEYYRSLPPVSKIYGVTCLMTSAAYYLNLYNEENIALFYGLVFKRLQVWRLITNFFFLGPFSFPFAFRLIMIARYGVSLERGTFDKRTADYAWMLIFGALSLLVMAVVPYLWSPFMGISLVFMIVYVWSREFPNALINIYGLVSLKGFYLPWAFLALDLIFGNPLKPDILGMVAGHLYYFLTVLHPLAGGKFKLSTPFLVHKIVAYWGEGTQINAPVQSNPSAGIIFRGRSHRLGGTQTTTTSNVLTMKRGRKRKKRKQPL